From Streptomyces cyaneogriseus subsp. noncyanogenus, the proteins below share one genomic window:
- a CDS encoding CarD family transcriptional regulator: MTFKVGDTVVYPHHGAALIEAIETRQIKGVDKTYLVLKVAQGDLTVRVPADNAEFVGVRDVVGQDGLDRVFEVLRAPYAEEPTNWSRRYKANLEKLASGDVIKVAEVVRDLWRRERERGLSAGEKRMLAKARQILVSELALAENTNEDKAEALLDEVLAS, encoded by the coding sequence ATGACGTTCAAGGTTGGCGACACCGTGGTCTATCCCCATCACGGGGCCGCGCTGATCGAGGCCATCGAAACTCGCCAGATCAAAGGCGTGGACAAGACCTACTTGGTGCTGAAGGTCGCCCAGGGTGACCTGACGGTACGTGTGCCAGCGGACAATGCGGAGTTCGTCGGCGTGCGTGATGTGGTCGGTCAGGACGGACTGGACCGGGTCTTCGAGGTGCTGCGCGCGCCGTACGCCGAGGAGCCCACGAACTGGTCGCGTCGCTACAAGGCAAATCTGGAGAAGCTCGCCTCCGGCGACGTCATCAAGGTCGCGGAAGTCGTGCGTGACCTGTGGCGCCGTGAGCGCGAGCGCGGTCTCTCCGCCGGAGAGAAGCGGATGCTCGCCAAGGCCCGCCAGATCCTGGTGAGCGAGCTCGCCCTCGCGGAGAACACGAACGAGGACAAGGCCGAAGCCCTGCTCGACGAGGTCCTCGCCTCCTGA
- a CDS encoding lipoprotein, producing MSSSLRRGALAAAAIAFSILPLAACGAGNNAQTLQIKPDNAATTVGDIKIQNAVVITQPDRESTGPAAVSATVFNTGNTDQKLESITVEGAGEPVELKPAKGKKDLTVPAGGSLIIGGKDNAAAVVPDGREAVRDGDAQKITFSFSKTGDVSLRAFVVPASGYFSGWGPSEVPAAPGASASTSQEPSHGASASPSGSASAPAGSATPSAGASASASHGASESHEADAGH from the coding sequence GTGAGCAGCAGCCTTCGACGCGGCGCCCTCGCCGCCGCCGCCATCGCGTTCTCCATTCTCCCGCTCGCCGCGTGCGGCGCCGGCAACAACGCCCAGACGCTCCAGATCAAGCCGGACAACGCGGCGACGACCGTCGGGGACATCAAGATCCAGAACGCGGTCGTCATCACGCAGCCCGACCGGGAGTCGACGGGTCCCGCCGCGGTCTCCGCCACCGTGTTCAACACCGGCAACACCGACCAGAAGCTGGAGTCCATCACCGTCGAGGGCGCCGGCGAGCCGGTCGAGCTCAAGCCCGCCAAGGGCAAGAAGGACCTGACCGTCCCGGCCGGCGGTTCGCTGATCATCGGCGGCAAGGACAACGCCGCCGCCGTGGTGCCCGACGGCCGCGAGGCCGTGCGGGACGGCGACGCCCAGAAGATCACCTTCAGCTTCAGCAAGACCGGCGACGTGAGCCTGCGCGCCTTCGTCGTCCCGGCCTCGGGCTACTTCTCCGGGTGGGGCCCGAGCGAGGTCCCGGCCGCGCCGGGCGCCTCGGCGAGCACCTCGCAGGAGCCGTCGCACGGCGCCTCGGCCAGCCCGAGCGGCAGCGCCTCCGCGCCGGCCGGCTCGGCCACCCCGAGCGCCGGTGCCTCCGCGAGCGCGTCGCACGGCGCCTCGGAGTCGCACGAGGCGGACGCCGGTCACTGA
- the ispD gene encoding 2-C-methyl-D-erythritol 4-phosphate cytidylyltransferase, with protein MSDDSRPSPATAPTAAVIPAAGRGVRLGPGAPKALRALGGTPMLIHAVRAMAASRAVSLVIVVAPPDGTAEVKSLLDAYALPERTDFLVVSGGASRQESVKLGLDALPPEYAIVLVHDAARPLVPVDTVDAVIEAVRDGAPAVVPALPLADTVKQVEPAAAPGDPEPVVATPERSLLRAVQTPQGFDRATLIRAHETVTDAVTDDAGMVEQLGVRVVAVPGHEEAFKVTRPLDLVLAEAVLARRRLNDGF; from the coding sequence ATGTCTGACGATTCGCGTCCTTCACCCGCCACGGCGCCGACCGCCGCCGTGATTCCGGCCGCGGGCCGGGGCGTACGCCTCGGTCCGGGCGCCCCCAAAGCGCTCCGCGCGCTGGGCGGTACCCCCATGCTCATCCACGCGGTCCGCGCGATGGCCGCCTCCCGCGCCGTCTCCCTGGTGATCGTCGTGGCCCCGCCCGACGGCACCGCCGAGGTCAAGAGCCTGCTGGACGCCTACGCGCTGCCCGAGCGCACCGACTTCCTGGTGGTCTCCGGCGGTGCCTCCCGCCAGGAGTCCGTGAAGCTGGGCCTCGACGCGCTGCCGCCCGAGTACGCCATCGTCCTCGTGCACGACGCGGCCCGCCCGCTGGTGCCGGTCGACACCGTCGACGCCGTCATCGAGGCCGTCCGCGACGGCGCCCCCGCCGTCGTCCCGGCCCTGCCGCTGGCCGACACCGTCAAACAGGTCGAGCCCGCCGCCGCGCCGGGCGACCCCGAACCGGTGGTGGCGACGCCGGAGCGCTCCCTGCTGCGCGCCGTGCAGACCCCGCAGGGCTTCGACCGCGCCACGCTGATCCGCGCCCACGAGACGGTGACCGACGCGGTCACCGACGACGCCGGCATGGTCGAGCAGCTCGGCGTGCGGGTGGTGGCGGTGCCCGGCCACGAGGAGGCGTTCAAGGTCACCCGCCCCCTGGACCTCGTCCTCGCCGAGGCGGTCCTGGCCCGCAG
- a CDS encoding response regulator transcription factor → MTRVLVVEDEESFSDALSYMLRKEGFEVAVAATGPDGLDEFERNGADLVLLDLMLPGLPGTEVCRQLRGRSNVPVIMVTAKDSEIDKVVGLEIGADDYVTKPFSSRELVARIRAVLRRRGEPEEVAPAALEAGPVRMDVDRHVVTVGGSKIDLPLKEFDLLEMLLRNAGRVLTRMQLIDRVWGADYVGDTKTLDVHVKRLRAKIEPDPGAPRYLVTVRGLGYKFEP, encoded by the coding sequence GTGACCCGTGTGCTCGTCGTCGAGGACGAGGAGTCCTTCTCCGACGCACTGTCGTACATGCTCCGCAAGGAGGGCTTCGAGGTCGCCGTGGCGGCCACCGGGCCCGACGGACTCGACGAGTTCGAGCGCAACGGCGCCGACCTCGTCCTCCTCGACCTGATGCTGCCCGGCCTGCCGGGCACCGAGGTGTGCCGCCAGCTGCGCGGCCGCTCCAACGTCCCCGTGATCATGGTGACCGCCAAGGACAGCGAGATCGACAAGGTGGTCGGCCTGGAGATAGGAGCCGACGACTACGTCACCAAGCCGTTCTCCTCGCGGGAGCTGGTCGCCCGCATCCGGGCCGTGCTGCGCCGCCGCGGCGAGCCGGAGGAGGTCGCCCCGGCCGCGCTGGAGGCCGGGCCGGTCCGCATGGACGTCGACCGGCACGTGGTGACGGTCGGCGGCTCCAAGATCGACCTGCCGCTGAAGGAGTTCGACCTGCTGGAGATGCTGCTGCGCAACGCCGGCCGGGTGCTGACCCGCATGCAGCTCATCGACCGGGTCTGGGGCGCCGACTACGTCGGTGACACCAAGACCCTCGACGTCCACGTCAAGCGCCTGCGCGCCAAGATCGAGCCGGACCCGGGCGCGCCGCGGTACCTGGTGACGGTCCGCGGCCTCGGCTACAAGTTCGAGCCGTAG